TGAAGCATCCCGAAATGGTTGAGTCGATAGTGCTGATAGCCCCGGCTTGGAAGCCCAGGGTCAGGGCGTGGTATGAGAGCATAGTTTTCTACCTCCCGTTCGCGGACAAGTACGGCCCCGTGGTTGTGAGAGGGTTTGTCGGACAGCTCGAGCAGGTTCTCTACAAGGCATGGTATAATAAGACGCTTCTAACGAGCGACGTGGTGGAGGGTTACAAGCATCCTTTGAAAGCAAGGAACTGGGATAAGGGGCTTTACTGGGTTTTAAAGCACAGCGACTTCCCCGATATCACTGGGGACCTCCCCAGGCTTGGCAAGAAGGTGTTGATAGTGCACGGTGACAAGGATGAGATAGTCCCCTTGGAGTCGAGCATTGAGCTGTCAGCCCTCCTCAACTCCACGCTGATAGTTATGGAGAATGTTGGGCACCTCCCCCATGAGGAATCCCCTGCAAGGTTCCTGGAGGCTGTCCAGCCGTTCATCTCGCACGGGTAGCGGGCTGTTAGGCGTCCTAACGCCAGGTATAATAGGGTAGTGGGTTATCACTGATCTACCAGGAGTAATTAGGTGGCCCTAACAATGTCCAGCGACTCCTTAACTCTCGACGCTGTGGAGGAGGGAAGGGTTGTCAAGGTCCTGGGCTACGAGGGGAGGGGTGGGTGGGTTTACAGAATGTATCAGATGGGGCTGGTCCCAGGCTCCATAATCGAGGTCCTCGTCAACAACTGGAGGGGCCCGGTGATCGTGAGGGTTATGGGTGTTGAAGTAGCTGTTGGAAGAGGCTTAGCGAGGAGGATAAGGGTTCAAGTAGTGGGGGAGGGTGCTGGGTGGAGGTAAGGGTTGCTCTTCTCGGACAGCCAAACGTTGGCAAGTCATCACTCTTCAAGGCTCTCACCGGCGGGGATGTTAGGATTGCTAACTGGCCTGGTACAACTGTTGAGAGGGCTGAGGGCGTTGTCGAGTACAAGGGGAGGAGGATCCGGCTTATAGACCTGCCCGGGATATACGGGTTCTCGGCGACAACGCTCGAGGAGAAGCTGTCCAGGGAGTATATTCTCAGCGGTGACCCCCACGCGGTGGTGGTGCTGGTTGACGCAACCCTCCCCGAGAGAACCCTCTACCTTGCGGTAGAAGCCCTGGAGCTCACGGGCAACGTTATAGTGGCCTTCACGAAAACAGACCTCGCCCACTCATACGGTATACACATAAACTACGATCTAATACAGAGCAGGCTGAAAGCCCCCGTGGTTGCAACATCAATAATTGATGATAGAGGGTTTAAAGCCCTCTTAGACAGGGTTCTCGAAACGGCTTCGAAACCCCCGGGTAAGCCGCTGCTCATCCTGGACTACGGCGAGCTCGAGCCCTTCGTTGACTCGGTTCAGAGGATAATACTCGAGCACAGGGTGCTCACCAACTACCCGTCGAGGTGGCTCGCGGTCAAGCTCCTGGAGGGGGATGTTGATCTCGAGGAGAAACTGCTGAGGAAGGCTGGAGAGGAGGTTTTAAACAAGGTTAGAGCTGTCAGGAGCGAGGCACAGCGGATTGTGGGCAGGGATTTAGCAGCCTTCACCGCCTCCAAGCGCTTCCAGTTCATCCTGGAAGTGCTGGGCGCCGGTATTGTTAAGAAAAGGGTTGCAGGGGCAGGGTTCAAGTACAGGTTCTTCTACAACCCTGTGCTCGGCCCTTTGGCAAGCATTCTCATCATAACCCTGATGTTCCTTGCAGTGTTCACGATTAACACGGGCTTCCCGCTCACCACCCTGCTCAGCATTCTCGGGCAGGAGGGGTTGGCTGAGGCTGTTGAAAAACACAGT
This region of Thermosphaera aggregans genomic DNA includes:
- a CDS encoding FeoA family protein — its product is MSSDSLTLDAVEEGRVVKVLGYEGRGGWVYRMYQMGLVPGSIIEVLVNNWRGPVIVRVMGVEVAVGRGLARRIRVQVVGEGAGWR
- a CDS encoding alpha/beta fold hydrolase; translation: MDFKSFKAKAKGFLRTRKGKIIVSALLVLLILALIPVPEVGMPVEEIGFENSRFVEIDGFKIHYLDEGSGDRVFILLHGFGASVFSWRYIISNLSSMGRVIAFDRPGFGLTERVEPGRTPYNPYTSEGVVELTYRLLSRLNVSRAVFIGHSAGGGLALLFALKHPEMVESIVLIAPAWKPRVRAWYESIVFYLPFADKYGPVVVRGFVGQLEQVLYKAWYNKTLLTSDVVEGYKHPLKARNWDKGLYWVLKHSDFPDITGDLPRLGKKVLIVHGDKDEIVPLESSIELSALLNSTLIVMENVGHLPHEESPARFLEAVQPFISHG